From the genome of Terriglobia bacterium, one region includes:
- a CDS encoding VWA domain-containing protein yields MNQDFTNDKAQLAAVLRGMQGLDANGQEQTNTSDVQEDTGAAFSPDDSEYNIFNTDLRLQAIAQVSQVLSRIDQKKSILYFSGGIQKTGVENQAQLRAAINAAVRSNVSLYTVDTRGLEAFAAGGSATSASLRGTAAYSGRAVEQQFDSNFQTQETLATLATDTGGRAFFDTNDFTKAYQRVQDDTALYYVLGYRSSNPRMDGRYRHISVKVNRPGVKLEYRSGYYGPRDFQHFTKEDREQQLEDEMASDLPDTDLPVYLSTELFRAQNDKYFVPLSVVVPGSAIPFTPATEKDKSSLDVLGIVREKKTKFPVGTIRDTVKVPLAGMQAPHRQNVQYNTGFLLAAGTYHLKLVVRENQNGVLGSFETDLTVPDLKKAPLRMSTVVLANQKEPAPKKRTPNPLIRDGVELIPNVAHVFRTNQDLYLYYEVYDPTKAKIEENGKSVEGIRVISSVQFFRGKVKAYETPAVEAKELNTPERKAAAFQLDVPLSKLKPGWYTCQINVIDDAGGTFAFPRLPILVRPASTLKPSPATATPGN; encoded by the coding sequence GTGAACCAGGACTTTACGAACGACAAGGCTCAACTGGCTGCGGTTCTCCGCGGAATGCAGGGGCTCGACGCTAACGGGCAGGAACAGACGAACACGAGTGACGTTCAGGAAGATACAGGCGCGGCCTTCTCACCCGACGACTCCGAGTACAACATCTTCAACACCGATCTGCGCTTGCAGGCGATTGCGCAGGTCTCGCAGGTGTTGTCGCGGATCGACCAGAAGAAGTCGATCCTTTACTTCAGTGGCGGCATTCAGAAGACAGGCGTCGAGAACCAGGCGCAGTTGCGCGCCGCCATCAACGCCGCCGTACGTTCGAACGTTTCTTTGTACACCGTCGATACGCGAGGCTTGGAAGCGTTCGCGGCTGGCGGAAGCGCTACTTCAGCAAGTCTTCGAGGGACCGCGGCTTACTCAGGCCGAGCGGTCGAACAGCAATTCGACTCCAATTTCCAGACGCAGGAAACCCTGGCGACGCTCGCCACCGACACCGGCGGCCGCGCGTTCTTCGACACCAACGATTTCACGAAGGCTTATCAGCGCGTGCAGGATGATACCGCCCTCTACTACGTTCTCGGATATCGCAGTTCCAATCCCCGCATGGATGGCCGCTACCGTCACATTTCGGTGAAGGTGAACCGGCCTGGTGTGAAGCTCGAGTACCGCAGTGGATACTACGGCCCCCGTGACTTCCAGCACTTCACGAAAGAGGATCGCGAGCAGCAACTGGAAGACGAAATGGCATCCGATCTCCCGGATACCGATCTTCCCGTCTATCTCTCGACCGAGCTTTTCCGAGCCCAGAACGACAAATACTTTGTGCCCCTGTCCGTCGTGGTGCCCGGCTCGGCGATTCCGTTTACGCCGGCGACGGAGAAGGACAAGTCATCGCTCGACGTTCTGGGTATCGTTCGCGAAAAGAAGACCAAGTTTCCGGTAGGCACTATTCGCGACACGGTAAAGGTTCCGCTCGCTGGCATGCAGGCGCCGCATCGGCAAAACGTTCAGTACAACACAGGATTCCTGCTCGCAGCGGGCACGTATCACCTCAAACTGGTGGTTCGCGAGAACCAGAACGGCGTGCTCGGATCCTTCGAGACCGACCTGACCGTGCCCGATCTCAAGAAGGCGCCGCTTCGCATGAGTACAGTTGTTCTTGCGAATCAGAAGGAGCCCGCGCCGAAAAAGAGAACGCCGAATCCGCTCATACGCGACGGAGTCGAGCTCATCCCCAACGTCGCGCATGTGTTCCGCACCAACCAGGACCTCTACTTGTATTACGAGGTGTACGATCCCACGAAGGCGAAAATCGAAGAGAATGGCAAGTCGGTCGAAGGCATCCGTGTCATCAGCAGCGTTCAGTTCTTCCGCGGAAAAGTGAAGGCGTATGAAACACCGGCGGTCGAGGCGAAAGAACTGAACACCCCGGAGCGCAAGGCGGCCGCCTTCCAGCTCGACGTTCCGCTCTCAAAGCTTAAGCCCGGCTGGTACACCTGCCAGATCAACGTTATCGACGATGCCGGCGGCACATTCGCATTCCCGCGCTTGCCGATCCTCGTCCGCCCGGCTTCTACCCTGAAGCCGAGTCCGGCCACAGCTACTCCCGGAAACTGA
- a CDS encoding prolyl oligopeptidase family serine peptidase produces MFRRIVLMLISVLALASLGVLTLSVYAGQENLKYPVAKKVAQVDDYHGVKVADPYRWLEDPDAADSRAWIEAENKLTFGYLEQIPARKAIQDRLTQLWNYERYGVPKQQNGRYFYTHNTGLQNQNPVYWLDSLQGKPKLLIDPNTLSSDGTVALTTTAVSNDGKLFLYGESASGSDWQEFHVRDVDTGKDLPDVIKWVKFSGASFTHDDKGFFYSRYDEPKPDAMLRAANYFQKLYFHRLGTPQSEDVLVYDRPDAKEMGFGGQVTDDGHYLIISVWEGTSPKNRLYYKDLTQKDAPVVKLLDNFDARYQFIDNDGPIFWIMTDRDAPRQRVIAIDIRHPEPANWKVVIPESSDKLEKINIVDDKFIASYLKDAHSEVRVFDLDGKFLRDVDLPGIGTVEGLDGKRTDKETFYSYTSFTTPATIYRYDPATGKSSLFRAPKLNFNPAEYETKQVMYTSKDGTRAPLFITYKKGTKLNGQNPTLLYGYGGFDVNMTPAFRVAQIVWLEMGGVYAQAVTRGGGEYGEEWHLAGTKLHKQNVFDDFIAAAEWLEKNGYSSRENLAIQGASNGGLLIGACITQRPDLFGAALPAVGVMDMLRFQKFTIGWAWTSDYGSSDDPEQFTALYAYSPLHNLKHGTKYPPTLITTADHDDRVVPAHSFKFAATMQADQAGDAPVLIRIETKAGHGAGKPISKSIEEITDQWAFLVRNLNMHPTFAAK; encoded by the coding sequence ATGTTCCGTCGAATCGTACTCATGCTCATCAGTGTTCTTGCGCTCGCCTCCCTTGGAGTTCTCACCCTCAGCGTTTACGCCGGTCAGGAAAATCTGAAATACCCAGTCGCGAAAAAAGTCGCACAGGTTGACGATTACCACGGTGTCAAGGTCGCAGACCCGTATCGTTGGCTCGAGGACCCCGACGCGGCCGACAGCCGGGCATGGATCGAGGCCGAGAACAAGCTCACGTTCGGATACCTCGAACAGATCCCCGCGCGAAAAGCTATTCAAGACCGTCTCACCCAGCTTTGGAATTACGAGCGGTATGGCGTTCCCAAGCAGCAGAACGGCCGTTATTTCTACACGCACAACACCGGCCTGCAGAACCAGAATCCCGTGTATTGGCTCGACAGCTTGCAGGGCAAGCCCAAACTTCTCATCGATCCGAACACGCTTTCGTCCGACGGAACCGTCGCCCTGACGACGACTGCGGTTTCGAATGACGGCAAGCTGTTTCTTTATGGCGAATCCGCTTCGGGTTCCGACTGGCAGGAGTTCCATGTTCGTGACGTTGATACCGGCAAGGACCTTCCGGACGTAATCAAGTGGGTGAAATTCTCGGGCGCCTCCTTCACTCATGACGACAAGGGGTTCTTCTACAGCCGCTACGACGAACCGAAGCCGGACGCCATGTTGCGCGCGGCCAACTATTTTCAGAAGCTGTATTTTCACCGACTCGGCACGCCACAGTCGGAAGACGTGCTCGTATACGACCGGCCGGATGCGAAAGAGATGGGCTTTGGCGGACAAGTCACGGATGACGGGCACTACCTCATCATCAGCGTCTGGGAAGGCACCAGCCCGAAGAATCGGCTCTACTACAAAGACCTGACGCAGAAAGATGCGCCAGTCGTAAAGCTGCTCGACAACTTTGACGCCAGGTATCAGTTCATCGACAACGACGGACCGATCTTCTGGATCATGACTGACCGGGATGCGCCGCGTCAGAGAGTAATCGCGATTGACATCCGTCACCCAGAACCCGCGAACTGGAAGGTGGTCATCCCCGAATCGAGCGACAAGCTCGAAAAAATCAACATCGTCGATGACAAATTCATCGCGAGCTACCTGAAGGACGCGCACTCTGAGGTCCGCGTGTTTGATCTCGATGGAAAATTTCTGCGGGACGTCGATCTTCCAGGAATCGGAACCGTCGAAGGCCTTGACGGCAAGCGCACCGACAAGGAAACGTTCTACTCCTACACCAGTTTCACGACTCCGGCGACGATTTATCGCTACGATCCCGCCACGGGAAAGAGTTCCCTGTTTCGCGCGCCTAAGCTCAACTTCAACCCCGCCGAATACGAGACCAAACAGGTGATGTACACGAGCAAGGACGGCACGCGTGCGCCGCTCTTCATCACCTACAAGAAAGGCACCAAGTTGAATGGCCAGAACCCGACCTTGCTCTATGGCTATGGCGGCTTCGACGTCAACATGACTCCGGCGTTCCGAGTGGCACAGATCGTCTGGCTGGAGATGGGCGGCGTCTACGCGCAGGCAGTGACGCGTGGTGGCGGCGAATACGGCGAGGAATGGCACCTCGCCGGAACCAAGCTGCACAAGCAGAACGTGTTCGACGATTTCATTGCTGCGGCCGAATGGCTCGAGAAGAACGGGTACAGTTCGCGCGAAAACCTCGCTATCCAGGGCGCATCAAACGGCGGCCTGCTCATCGGCGCCTGTATCACCCAGCGTCCCGATCTGTTCGGCGCAGCGCTTCCGGCGGTCGGGGTGATGGACATGCTGCGCTTCCAGAAATTCACCATTGGCTGGGCGTGGACGAGCGATTACGGATCATCGGACGATCCCGAGCAGTTCACGGCGCTCTACGCTTATTCGCCGCTGCACAACCTGAAGCATGGAACGAAATATCCGCCGACACTGATCACCACCGCCGATCATGACGATCGCGTTGTCCCGGCGCACAGCTTCAAGTTCGCGGCTACGATGCAAGCCGACCAGGCCGGTGACGCACCCGTGCTGATCCGGATTGAAACCAAGGCCGGCCACGGCGCCGGCAAGCCGATCAGCAAATCGATCGAAGAGATCACGGATCAGTGGGCGTTCCTGGTGCGCAACCTCAACATGCATCCAACATTTGCTGCAAAGTGA
- a CDS encoding heterodisulfide reductase-related iron-sulfur binding cluster, with the protein MGRDRKRHGSHESREARVGPERDHESREVFVLSTAGIKTETRSNYTTPDRPTWELYSRCIHCGLCLQQCPTYRVLGREADSPRGRIYQILQVDAGRLTIDESFVTHLDRCLGCRACETACPSGVSYGRILERARAEIEQNYKRPWLDRKLREHFYGSVLHDFKKLARYAKWVGFYQRSGLQAVLRATGLLKLFGVAELDALSPKIESDFYFREFGNVYAAVGERRGRVALLAGCIASVAFAELNRATVRVLTKNGIEVVVPKEQTCCGALHAHAGQLPKARELAKKNIDAMMAPGVDAVISNAAGCGCMLKEYGELLEHDPEYSVKAADFAARVRDVNEYLYEVGLRAPARKLASRVTYQDPCHLAHGQKVRSAPRELMKAIGIEVVEMPRADDCCGSAGTYNIVQNELSMKILDEKMANVASVKPEIIATANVGCMLQLKAGEKRARLNAEVVHVVELLDRAF; encoded by the coding sequence TTGGGGCGAGACCGCAAACGACATGGAAGCCATGAAAGCCGTGAAGCGCGCGTTGGACCCGAACGGGATCATGAATCGCGGGAGGTTTTTGTTCTGAGCACAGCCGGGATCAAGACCGAAACGCGATCGAATTACACGACGCCGGATCGTCCCACGTGGGAATTGTATTCGCGGTGCATTCACTGCGGATTGTGTTTGCAGCAGTGTCCCACGTATCGGGTGCTGGGACGCGAGGCGGATTCGCCACGTGGGCGGATTTACCAGATCCTGCAGGTAGACGCGGGGCGTCTGACAATCGACGAGTCATTTGTGACTCACCTTGACCGCTGTCTCGGGTGTCGCGCGTGCGAGACGGCATGCCCGTCGGGCGTATCGTACGGCCGCATCCTGGAACGGGCGCGTGCGGAGATCGAGCAGAACTACAAACGGCCGTGGCTCGACCGCAAGCTGCGGGAGCATTTCTACGGCTCGGTGTTGCATGATTTCAAGAAGCTGGCCCGATATGCGAAGTGGGTAGGGTTCTACCAGCGCTCGGGCCTCCAGGCCGTGCTTCGCGCCACAGGGTTGCTGAAACTGTTCGGCGTAGCAGAACTGGATGCACTCTCGCCGAAGATTGAGTCGGATTTCTACTTCCGGGAGTTCGGTAATGTCTATGCCGCCGTGGGTGAACGGCGCGGACGAGTGGCGCTGCTGGCCGGTTGTATCGCGAGCGTTGCTTTCGCGGAGTTGAATCGTGCCACAGTGCGCGTCCTAACGAAGAACGGGATTGAAGTGGTCGTCCCAAAAGAACAGACGTGCTGCGGCGCTTTGCATGCACATGCCGGCCAACTGCCGAAGGCCCGAGAGTTGGCGAAGAAGAATATCGATGCCATGATGGCGCCCGGCGTAGATGCCGTCATCAGCAACGCCGCCGGTTGCGGCTGCATGTTGAAAGAGTACGGCGAACTGCTGGAACACGATCCGGAGTATTCGGTGAAGGCAGCGGATTTCGCGGCGAGGGTCCGGGATGTCAATGAATACCTTTATGAGGTGGGCCTGCGGGCGCCGGCGCGAAAACTTGCATCACGCGTAACCTACCAGGATCCGTGTCATCTCGCGCACGGGCAGAAGGTGCGGAGTGCCCCGCGCGAGTTGATGAAGGCGATTGGGATCGAGGTAGTGGAGATGCCGCGCGCTGACGATTGCTGCGGCAGCGCCGGCACCTACAACATCGTGCAGAACGAGTTGTCGATGAAGATCCTGGACGAGAAGATGGCGAATGTTGCGAGCGTGAAGCCGGAAATAATAGCCACGGCGAATGTCGGCTGCATGCTGCAGTTGAAAGCCGGCGAAAAGCGCGCCCGCCTCAACGCCGAGGTGGTTCACGTAGTTGAACTGCTGGATCGGGCGTTCTAG
- a CDS encoding FAD-binding oxidoreductase: protein MASTATAQLGRELAAIVGDAYVCDDPGALTGFAIDGVRPGMWVVPASAEEIAAILRLANERDASVTVAGGFTRQSIGKVPEQVNILLRTHRLTRVLHFDPGDLTIGMEAGCKLGEILVRVAEKGLLLPLDPPNAAQATIGGSLATSSFGPLKNGFGGAREYCIGVSFVTGDGRIAKAGGRVVKNVAGYDLMKLMIGSQGTLGVITSANFRLFPAPKQTATFIGEFEDCESAMEFCGAVRRSPLSPICMEVISPRALEYIGDSSEAWSVLTRAAGSDAVLERYRRELSANTNRELVGAEEKRFCNGVREFAEAVPRKHQNAMLMEVHLRSSAVCEVLGAAEQAATDHNFLFASVGRAGLASLIVALVPLSVDPPVVSQYASVVTAIRKSMPKDGSAVVVRCPREAKPYFSVWGETANDMEAMKAVKRALDPNGIMNRGRFLF, encoded by the coding sequence GTGGCAAGCACAGCGACGGCCCAACTCGGACGCGAACTGGCAGCGATTGTCGGCGACGCGTACGTATGCGACGATCCCGGCGCGCTGACAGGGTTTGCCATCGACGGCGTGCGGCCAGGAATGTGGGTGGTCCCGGCGTCGGCGGAAGAGATTGCTGCGATTCTTCGGCTAGCGAACGAGCGCGACGCGAGTGTTACTGTCGCGGGTGGGTTCACGAGGCAATCCATCGGGAAGGTTCCGGAGCAGGTGAATATTCTCCTTCGCACTCATCGCCTCACTCGCGTTCTGCACTTCGATCCCGGTGACCTGACAATCGGAATGGAGGCAGGCTGCAAGCTCGGTGAAATCCTTGTGCGCGTGGCGGAAAAAGGTCTGCTGCTGCCGCTTGATCCCCCGAACGCAGCGCAGGCCACGATAGGCGGCTCGCTGGCGACGTCGTCCTTTGGACCCTTGAAAAACGGGTTTGGCGGCGCGCGTGAGTACTGCATAGGAGTGTCGTTCGTTACCGGCGATGGTCGAATCGCGAAAGCCGGTGGCCGCGTGGTGAAGAACGTCGCCGGCTACGATTTGATGAAGTTGATGATCGGCAGCCAAGGGACGCTCGGGGTGATCACTTCGGCGAATTTCAGGCTGTTTCCAGCGCCGAAGCAGACGGCGACGTTTATCGGAGAATTCGAGGATTGTGAGTCCGCGATGGAGTTCTGCGGCGCCGTGAGGCGTTCGCCGCTGAGTCCCATCTGCATGGAAGTGATCTCTCCGCGGGCGCTCGAGTACATCGGGGATTCGAGCGAAGCCTGGTCGGTTCTGACTCGAGCGGCGGGATCGGACGCGGTGCTCGAGCGATATCGGCGAGAGTTGAGCGCGAACACGAACCGGGAGTTGGTGGGGGCAGAAGAGAAACGGTTCTGCAATGGCGTGCGGGAGTTCGCCGAGGCAGTGCCGAGGAAGCATCAGAATGCGATGTTGATGGAAGTACATTTGCGATCGAGTGCGGTTTGTGAAGTGTTGGGAGCGGCAGAGCAGGCTGCGACAGACCACAACTTCTTGTTCGCCAGTGTGGGCCGGGCTGGGTTAGCGTCGCTGATTGTCGCCCTGGTGCCACTCTCGGTCGATCCGCCGGTGGTCAGCCAGTATGCGAGCGTGGTTACAGCCATACGGAAGTCGATGCCGAAAGATGGGTCGGCCGTAGTGGTGCGATGTCCGCGCGAAGCGAAACCGTACTTTTCCGTTTGGGGCGAGACCGCAAACGACATGGAAGCCATGAAAGCCGTGAAGCGCGCGTTGGACCCGAACGGGATCATGAATCGCGGGAGGTTTTTGTTCTGA
- a CDS encoding FAD-linked oxidase C-terminal domain-containing protein encodes MALVEAIAKLRKALGSGNVLDKAGDVMLYEYDAGVDKGTPGAVVFPATTEDVSAIVKIAAAEGVSIVPRGAGTGLSGGSIARDGGIVLVFTRMNRILEIDLENQRATVQPGVVNLELSNAVEKHGLYFAPDPSSQKASTIGGNVGENSGGPHTLAHGVTVNHVTGLEVVLGDGRVAQFGGKSVDTCGYDMCGFFTGTEGTVGIVTKITVKLTRKAETIATLLAIYDTIDDGANTVVDITREGITPTALEMFDGLTLRTVEEATHAGYPMDAGAVLLIELEGLREAVEEQAEAVRRLCAVNGAREVRRAKDDAERALLWKGRKNAFAAIGRLAPSYYTQDGVVPRTKIPETLKFIAKVSEKYGMRIANIFHAGDGNMHPAILFDLRDPAQLEKTIAASGEILGYCVSVGGTITGEHGVGMEKDKLMPLLFTETDMDVMKSLREAFNPDSLFNPRKIFPTTRSCRETGAAAIPPELRKR; translated from the coding sequence ATGGCCTTGGTTGAGGCAATCGCGAAACTCAGGAAAGCGCTGGGGAGTGGGAACGTCCTGGATAAAGCCGGGGACGTGATGCTCTACGAGTATGACGCGGGGGTGGACAAGGGGACGCCGGGTGCCGTGGTGTTTCCGGCGACGACTGAGGATGTTTCGGCGATTGTGAAGATTGCGGCGGCGGAAGGGGTTTCGATTGTGCCGCGTGGTGCGGGAACGGGGCTGAGCGGCGGGTCGATCGCTCGCGATGGCGGCATCGTCCTCGTCTTCACGCGCATGAACAGGATCCTTGAGATCGATCTGGAAAACCAGAGGGCGACGGTGCAGCCGGGCGTCGTGAATCTCGAATTGTCGAATGCTGTGGAGAAGCATGGGTTGTACTTCGCGCCGGACCCTTCGAGCCAGAAAGCGTCGACCATTGGCGGCAACGTGGGCGAGAACTCGGGCGGCCCGCACACGCTGGCGCATGGCGTGACCGTGAATCACGTGACGGGCCTGGAAGTTGTGCTTGGCGACGGCCGCGTCGCGCAATTCGGGGGCAAGTCGGTCGATACCTGTGGCTATGACATGTGCGGATTCTTCACTGGCACGGAAGGCACCGTCGGAATCGTCACGAAGATCACCGTCAAACTGACACGAAAAGCTGAAACGATCGCGACCCTGCTGGCGATCTACGACACGATTGATGATGGCGCGAACACTGTCGTCGACATTACCCGGGAGGGGATTACTCCGACGGCGCTGGAGATGTTCGATGGCCTGACGCTGCGCACGGTGGAAGAAGCGACGCATGCCGGGTATCCGATGGACGCCGGGGCCGTGCTGCTGATCGAACTGGAAGGGTTGCGCGAAGCGGTGGAAGAACAGGCCGAGGCGGTGCGGCGGCTATGCGCGGTGAACGGTGCGCGGGAAGTTCGGCGCGCAAAGGATGACGCGGAGCGGGCGCTGCTGTGGAAGGGAAGGAAGAACGCGTTTGCCGCGATCGGGCGGCTCGCACCTTCGTATTACACGCAGGATGGCGTGGTGCCGCGAACGAAGATTCCGGAGACGCTGAAGTTCATCGCCAAGGTCAGCGAGAAGTACGGAATGCGTATCGCAAACATCTTTCACGCGGGCGACGGCAACATGCACCCGGCGATCCTGTTCGACTTGCGAGATCCGGCGCAGTTGGAAAAGACGATCGCCGCCAGCGGGGAAATCCTGGGCTACTGCGTGAGCGTGGGAGGCACCATTACGGGCGAACACGGCGTGGGCATGGAGAAGGACAAGCTGATGCCGCTGCTGTTCACCGAAACCGATATGGACGTGATGAAGAGCCTGCGCGAAGCTTTCAATCCTGATTCGCTTTTCAACCCGCGGAAGATTTTCCCAACCACGAGAAGTTGCCGGGAAACGGGCGCGGCCGCGATTCCGCCAGAGCTTAGGAAACGATGA
- a CDS encoding citrate lyase subunit alpha gives MTMTVEAKQQVELVKNAAGRKVPTFVNGCEQVAYQGVGKYKPSGRKASPPVRTNADFPENGDKRVPDLETALRLCGLSDGMTISSHHHLREGDRVALPALEVAARMGVKDLRWFPSASFPCHEPVIDLMEKGAVHHIEGSMNGPLGDYCSHGKMRGYGVLRSHGGRWQAIQDGEVHVDIAVIAAPTADPFGNANGSHGPSACGSLGFALADSMYADKVIVVTDNLVPFPCIPWQIQGNNVDHVVEVPSIGDPAKIVSGTTQITRSPDRLRIAEMVARFLKVTGIMRDGFSFQAGAGGIALAFVDYLRRYMREAGVKARFVRGGSTKYLVEMLQEGLTSYILDGQTFDLDAVKSIATDPRHVPTSPFTSYNFHGKGNFASMVDAVILGATEVDVNFNGNVVTHSDGRMLHGIGGWQNCLFAGCTILALPSFRDRIPVIVDEVTTLTGPGELIDVIVTERGIAINPRRQDLLDAVKGSGLPVRKLEQIKEEVEKICGGKSAKPRLTDEPVAVVKWVDGTVLDTIWKQKQE, from the coding sequence ATGACTATGACAGTTGAAGCGAAGCAGCAGGTCGAGTTGGTCAAGAATGCGGCGGGGCGCAAGGTGCCCACATTCGTGAATGGGTGCGAACAGGTTGCGTACCAGGGAGTCGGCAAGTACAAGCCATCTGGACGGAAGGCATCTCCACCGGTGCGCACGAATGCGGATTTCCCGGAGAACGGTGACAAGCGTGTGCCCGATCTCGAGACGGCGCTGCGGCTGTGCGGGTTGAGCGATGGAATGACAATTTCGTCGCATCACCATCTTCGCGAAGGTGATCGCGTAGCGCTGCCTGCGCTGGAAGTTGCCGCGCGAATGGGCGTTAAGGATCTACGCTGGTTCCCCAGCGCCTCATTCCCATGTCATGAGCCCGTCATCGACCTGATGGAAAAAGGCGCGGTGCACCACATCGAGGGGTCAATGAATGGGCCGCTCGGGGATTACTGCTCGCACGGGAAGATGCGCGGATACGGTGTGCTGCGGTCGCATGGCGGGCGATGGCAGGCGATCCAGGATGGCGAGGTTCACGTTGACATCGCGGTGATCGCCGCGCCCACGGCGGACCCGTTCGGTAACGCGAATGGGTCGCATGGGCCCTCGGCTTGCGGGTCGCTGGGATTTGCGCTGGCGGACTCTATGTATGCGGACAAGGTGATCGTGGTGACCGACAACCTGGTGCCGTTTCCATGTATTCCGTGGCAGATCCAGGGGAATAACGTCGACCACGTTGTCGAAGTGCCGAGCATCGGCGATCCGGCAAAGATCGTCAGCGGGACGACGCAGATCACGCGGTCGCCCGACCGGTTGCGAATTGCCGAGATGGTCGCGCGGTTCCTGAAAGTGACGGGAATCATGCGCGACGGGTTCTCGTTCCAGGCAGGCGCCGGAGGAATCGCACTGGCGTTCGTCGATTACCTGCGGCGCTACATGCGCGAGGCCGGAGTAAAGGCACGGTTCGTGCGCGGCGGTTCTACGAAATACTTGGTCGAGATGCTGCAGGAAGGATTAACGAGTTACATCCTGGACGGGCAGACGTTCGACCTCGATGCGGTGAAGTCGATTGCCACTGACCCGCGGCATGTTCCGACCTCGCCGTTCACGTCCTACAACTTTCACGGGAAGGGAAACTTCGCGTCGATGGTCGACGCAGTGATTCTTGGGGCTACGGAAGTGGACGTCAATTTCAACGGCAACGTCGTAACGCATTCGGATGGGCGGATGCTGCATGGAATCGGTGGCTGGCAGAATTGCCTTTTTGCGGGATGCACAATACTGGCGCTGCCCTCGTTCCGCGACCGTATTCCGGTGATCGTCGACGAAGTTACGACCCTGACCGGACCGGGAGAGTTGATCGACGTGATCGTGACGGAGCGCGGAATTGCGATCAACCCGAGACGGCAGGATTTGCTGGATGCGGTGAAGGGGAGCGGCCTGCCCGTCCGCAAACTTGAGCAGATCAAGGAAGAAGTCGAGAAAATCTGCGGCGGAAAATCGGCCAAACCGAGACTCACCGACGAACCAGTGGCCGTGGTGAAGTGGGTGGATGGGACGGTGCTCGATACGATTTGGAAGCAGAAGCAAGAATGA
- a CDS encoding aldolase/citrate lyase family protein produces the protein MAMTAEVRARIGEAGRQGTDVRSDLFVRYEPGERPLEIELQSRVGLYYGEQIREQAKNVLASLGVTIGKLTIIDEGALPFVIAARTEAAVRRSGLGNGKRWLPEPVPHPEHSTKDRLRRSRLYLPGSEPKYFINAGLHEPDAVILDLEDSVHASEKDSARVLVRNTLWGVDFGAAERMVRINQLPLGYQDLEEVVPERPDVILIPKVEHAREVLEVDRKISEIETREGIKQPIWIMPILESALGIENAFAIATASDRVCALTIGLEDYTADLGIVRTRTGEETLFARFRVVNAAKAAGVQAIDSVFGDVADMDGLRRWGEQSRAMGFEGMGCIHPLQIQVIHEAYAPSKTEIEKALKIVAAFEDAKAKGLGVVSLGSKMIDPPVVNRAVKLVERARRMGLVN, from the coding sequence ATGGCGATGACGGCGGAAGTTAGGGCAAGGATTGGTGAGGCTGGGCGGCAGGGAACAGACGTGCGGAGTGATCTGTTCGTCCGCTATGAACCCGGCGAGAGGCCCCTGGAAATCGAGTTGCAGTCTAGGGTTGGCCTTTACTATGGCGAGCAAATTCGCGAACAGGCGAAGAATGTTCTTGCATCGCTGGGAGTCACAATCGGCAAACTCACGATCATTGATGAAGGCGCCTTGCCGTTTGTCATCGCGGCACGGACCGAGGCGGCGGTACGACGGTCGGGCCTGGGGAATGGGAAGCGATGGTTGCCGGAACCCGTGCCGCATCCGGAGCACTCCACGAAGGATCGTTTGCGGCGCTCGCGATTGTATCTGCCGGGGAGCGAGCCCAAGTACTTCATCAATGCCGGACTGCATGAGCCTGACGCGGTGATTCTCGATCTTGAAGATTCCGTCCACGCGAGCGAAAAGGATTCAGCGCGAGTGCTGGTGCGCAACACCCTGTGGGGGGTCGATTTCGGCGCGGCGGAGCGGATGGTGAGGATTAATCAGTTGCCGCTGGGGTACCAGGATCTGGAAGAGGTCGTGCCGGAGCGGCCGGACGTCATTCTCATTCCCAAGGTCGAGCATGCGCGCGAAGTGCTCGAGGTCGATCGGAAGATTTCGGAGATCGAGACACGCGAGGGGATCAAGCAGCCGATCTGGATCATGCCGATCCTCGAGTCGGCGCTGGGAATTGAGAATGCGTTCGCGATTGCGACGGCGTCGGATCGCGTTTGCGCGCTGACCATCGGACTGGAAGATTACACCGCTGATCTCGGAATCGTGAGAACGCGGACCGGTGAAGAGACGCTTTTTGCGCGGTTCCGCGTAGTGAATGCCGCAAAAGCCGCTGGCGTGCAGGCGATCGATTCTGTATTCGGGGACGTCGCCGATATGGACGGCCTGCGCCGTTGGGGCGAGCAGTCGCGGGCGATGGGATTCGAGGGCATGGGCTGCATCCATCCGCTGCAGATCCAAGTCATCCACGAAGCGTATGCGCCGTCGAAAACGGAGATCGAAAAGGCGCTGAAGATCGTGGCGGCATTCGAGGACGCGAAGGCGAAGGGACTCGGAGTAGTAAGTCTGGGCTCGAAGATGATTGATCCGCCGGTGGTGAATCGGGCGGTGAAACTGGTGGAGCGGGCGAGAAGAATGGGTCTCGTGAATTGA